A stretch of DNA from Desmospora activa DSM 45169:
CCGCTACCTAGCGGAACAGGAGGAAAAGTACGATCCCGCTTTTTTGGATCTGTTGCGGGATTTTCGTTTTAACGGTGATGTTTATGCGATGCGGGAAGGAAGTCTCGTCTTCCCGGATGAGCCCCTTTTGCGAATGGAAGGCACGGTAATGGAACTACAATTGGTGGAAACGGCACTCCTTAACTTTATCGGTTACCAAACGCTGGTTGCCACCAAAGCCGCCCGCATGAAGACGATTGCCCCTCATGACACCCTGATGGAATTTGGCACACGGCGGGCGCAAGAAGCGGAAGCGGCGGTATGGGGTGCCCGCGCCGCTTATCTGGCCGGATTTCACGCCACTTCCAATATGCGTGCGGGGGAACAGTTCGGCATTCCTACCAAAGGAACTCATTCACACGCTTGGGTGCAGGATTTTGACTCGGAACTGGAAGCCTTTCGCACCTTTGCCGCCGCTTTCCCCGATCAGTCGGTATTGCTGGTGGACACCTATGACACCTTGAAAAGCGGTGTCCCCCACGCGATTCAGGTGGGGTTGGAACTGCGAGAAAAAGGGCATCGCTTGGCCGGCATTCGTCTGGACAGCGGCGATTTGGCTTATCTATCCAAAGAGGCGCGCCACATGCTGGACGAAGCGGGCTTAACCGATACCGCCATCGTCGCCTCCAGCGATTTAGATGAAGACACGATACTCAGCCTTAAGTCCCAGGGAGCCCGCATCGACTCCTGGGGCGTGGGTACCAAACTGATCACGGCATACGATCAACCGGCACTGGGCGCGGTCTACAAATTGGTAGCACGGGAACAAAACGGCGAATGGACTCCCACCATCAAAATCTCCTCCAACCCGGACAAAGTAACCACCCCTGGGGTAAAAACCGTCTATCGCATTGTAGATCAAAACAGTGGCAAAGCCCGAGGCGACCTGATCGTTAAGCAAGGGCAGACGATTGATGAGAATCAACCGCTTACCTTGTTCCATCCTGTTCATACCTACCGCATAAAAAAAGTGAAACGTTTTCGCGCCATCCAACTGTTGCAACCGGTAATACGAGCAGGAAACCTGATCACAGAACTCCCCAGCCTCCATGAGCTGCGCGATCGGCACCAAGAAGAGCGCTCCCTCTTTTGGGAAGAGTATTTACGCCTGTTAAATCCGGAAGAATACCCGGTAGACTTATCACCGGAACTTTGGGAAACCAAGCAACAACTAGTACAAAAAATCTACCGAACCATCCGAGAAGAAAACGGGGAATAATCCCGGTTAAAGATTAAATCCGATTCCCTGAATGGGAATCGGATGAGAGAATTGTCAAACCCTATTAAAGAGGAGAAGGGAGCGATTTGCGGCGTAGTGCCCTTTGACCGACTGCCTAGCGGAGTCTCAGAAGGACCGAACCGTTTAGCGGCCACACATCTTTTCCTTTGGCCGCTGGTTGGGGACGGAGGAGGCGGAGCGGCCAGCCCTACATCCTTGAAAGGGAAAGAGGCGCAAGACGGAAATTGGGACCCCGTGCCTACTTTGCCCGCAATTCTGGACCTTGCCGAATCGGATTTTCTTCATAACTGATCCAATCACTCCAACTTCCCGGATAGAGGCGAGCATCCTCAATTCCGGCCACATGGAGGGCCAGCAGGTTGGCACATGCCGTCACACCGGAGCCGCAATAGACGATGGGACGACTCCCTGGCTGCAGGTATGAAAATTGCTCCCGGATTTCTTCTTTCGATTTCCAACGTTGCCCCTCCGTCAGGTTACTTTTCCAGAAATGGTGTACCGCGCCGGGAATATGGCCCGCCTTGGCGTCGATGGGTTCCATTTTCCCTTCATAGCGATCGCGCTCGCGGGAATCGATGACCCATCCTTTCTCCGCTTTGGTCTCCTCCATTCCCACCAGACGCTCTGGATGGCGAATATGGGGGATAAAGCGGGTGACAGTCATTTCCGGTACCTCTGGCGTAACAGGGTACCCCGCTTTTACCCAGCTTTGGAACCCCTCGTCCAACACTGCTACCCGTTCATGTCCGAGATGGCGTAACATCCACCACAACCGTGCCGCCATCGCTCCCCCCTGATCATCGTAGGCGATCACTGTTTTCTCCCCGTCGATACCCATCCGGCCTAACTTATCCACAAATTCGTCCATATCGGGAAACGGATGGCGACCCCCATGTTTGGAAACAGGCCCTGACAGATCATACTTTAGCGACAGATAACGGGCACCAGGGATATGTCCCTGTTCGTACGCCTGATGCCCCTGCTCTTCATCTTTTAAATCAAAACGGCAATCCACCACAATCCAGCTAGGATCATCCAGATGATGATGCAAAGTTTTAGTATCAATTAACGATTTCATTTCTCTCCCCCTCCAGTTACTTTTAGCGAAAGCGGTTTCAAA
This window harbors:
- a CDS encoding nicotinate phosphoribosyltransferase, with product MYPASGWALHTDKYQITMMYAHWKNGSHRQRKAFDLYFRKLPFGNGFAVFAGLERAVQYLTQLRFTAEDIRYLAEQEEKYDPAFLDLLRDFRFNGDVYAMREGSLVFPDEPLLRMEGTVMELQLVETALLNFIGYQTLVATKAARMKTIAPHDTLMEFGTRRAQEAEAAVWGARAAYLAGFHATSNMRAGEQFGIPTKGTHSHAWVQDFDSELEAFRTFAAAFPDQSVLLVDTYDTLKSGVPHAIQVGLELREKGHRLAGIRLDSGDLAYLSKEARHMLDEAGLTDTAIVASSDLDEDTILSLKSQGARIDSWGVGTKLITAYDQPALGAVYKLVAREQNGEWTPTIKISSNPDKVTTPGVKTVYRIVDQNSGKARGDLIVKQGQTIDENQPLTLFHPVHTYRIKKVKRFRAIQLLQPVIRAGNLITELPSLHELRDRHQEERSLFWEEYLRLLNPEEYPVDLSPELWETKQQLVQKIYRTIREENGE
- a CDS encoding sulfurtransferase, translating into MKSLIDTKTLHHHLDDPSWIVVDCRFDLKDEEQGHQAYEQGHIPGARYLSLKYDLSGPVSKHGGRHPFPDMDEFVDKLGRMGIDGEKTVIAYDDQGGAMAARLWWMLRHLGHERVAVLDEGFQSWVKAGYPVTPEVPEMTVTRFIPHIRHPERLVGMEETKAEKGWVIDSRERDRYEGKMEPIDAKAGHIPGAVHHFWKSNLTEGQRWKSKEEIREQFSYLQPGSRPIVYCGSGVTACANLLALHVAGIEDARLYPGSWSDWISYEENPIRQGPELRAK